In one Pseudomonas sp. 31-12 genomic region, the following are encoded:
- a CDS encoding TIGR00730 family Rossman fold protein has translation MPYQPNDLLSRHFEESGHDLISKVEEQLNLVSPNSPNIPIYRDMILTVLRMAQEDHNRWNAKITLQALRELEHAFRVLEQFRGRRKVTVFGSARTPIEHPLYGLARELGAALARSDLMVITGAGGGIMAAAHEGAGLEHSLGFNITLPFEQHANPTVQGTGNLLPFHFFFTRKLFFVKEADALVLCPGGFGTLDEALEVLTLIQTGKSPLVPVVLLDAPGGKFWQGALDFIHHQLEENRYILSTDMKLVSLVYSAEEAVEQINQFYGNFHSSRWLKHQFVIRMNHKLSDQALEVMQETFADLCLSDHFHQHAYSGEEHDDAQFSHLARLAFNFNARDHGRLRELVDYINLPENWAHSKPQAQQRTREPSKVT, from the coding sequence ATGCCTTACCAACCGAATGACCTCCTGAGCCGTCATTTCGAAGAAAGCGGCCACGACCTCATCAGCAAGGTCGAAGAGCAACTCAACCTGGTTTCACCCAACAGCCCGAACATCCCGATTTACCGCGACATGATCCTGACCGTGCTGCGCATGGCCCAGGAAGATCACAACCGCTGGAATGCCAAGATCACCCTTCAAGCCCTGCGCGAACTGGAACATGCATTCCGCGTGCTCGAGCAGTTCAGGGGACGACGCAAGGTCACGGTTTTCGGCTCGGCGCGCACGCCGATCGAACACCCGCTGTATGGCCTGGCCCGGGAACTCGGCGCCGCACTGGCGCGCTCGGACCTGATGGTCATCACCGGAGCCGGTGGCGGCATCATGGCGGCGGCCCATGAAGGTGCCGGCCTGGAACACAGTCTGGGGTTCAATATCACCCTGCCCTTCGAGCAGCATGCCAATCCCACCGTCCAGGGCACAGGCAACCTGCTGCCCTTCCATTTCTTCTTTACCCGCAAGTTGTTCTTCGTCAAAGAAGCCGATGCGCTGGTCCTGTGCCCGGGCGGTTTCGGCACCCTGGATGAAGCGCTCGAAGTGTTGACGTTGATTCAGACCGGCAAAAGCCCATTGGTGCCGGTGGTGCTGCTGGACGCGCCGGGCGGCAAGTTCTGGCAAGGCGCGCTGGACTTCATTCACCATCAATTGGAGGAAAATCGCTACATCCTGTCGACCGACATGAAGCTTGTGAGCCTGGTCTACAGCGCCGAAGAAGCGGTGGAGCAGATCAATCAGTTCTACGGCAACTTCCACTCCAGTCGCTGGCTCAAGCACCAGTTCGTGATCCGCATGAACCACAAGCTCAGCGATCAGGCGCTCGAAGTCATGCAGGAAACGTTCGCCGACCTGTGCCTGAGCGATCACTTTCATCAGCATGCCTATAGCGGCGAGGAGCACGATGACGCGCAGTTCAGTCATCTGGCACGACTGGCCTTCAACTTCAACGCCAGGGATCATGGGCG
- a CDS encoding PA3611 family quorum-sensing-regulated virulence factor, whose product MLRLIVPTAAILLASSFSAQAASLSEQNLNRELRNVAAQSSAGTPRAINEDILDQGYTVEGNTLINHLSVQSSHANKMRADPKAVYFQLGASVCNNPSFRKLMAKGAVMRYDFTEVKSNRSVGSASYQESDCPKAAPVKKK is encoded by the coding sequence ATGCTGCGCCTTATCGTTCCCACCGCTGCCATTTTGCTGGCGTCGTCTTTCAGCGCTCAGGCTGCGTCCTTGAGTGAGCAGAATCTCAACCGAGAACTGCGAAACGTCGCCGCACAAAGCAGTGCAGGCACTCCACGGGCGATCAACGAAGACATTCTTGATCAGGGCTACACCGTCGAAGGCAACACGCTGATCAATCATCTGAGCGTACAAAGCAGCCACGCCAACAAAATGCGTGCCGACCCAAAAGCCGTGTATTTCCAGCTGGGTGCCTCGGTATGCAACAACCCATCGTTCCGCAAACTGATGGCCAAGGGCGCGGTCATGCGCTACGACTTCACAGAAGTGAAGTCCAATCGCTCGGTCGGTTCCGCCAGCTATCAGGAATCGGATTGCCCGAAAGCAGCACCGGTCAAGAAGAAGTAA
- a CDS encoding tRNA-uridine aminocarboxypropyltransferase produces MNPVTPVFAANAVARLRDQREEEGIKPIQARGWRAPRCRACRVIESHCLCAWRPQVEARSGVCLIMTNKEVFKPSNTGWLIADVVRDNHAFIWSRTETDPQLLALLADPQWQPYLVFPGEYVEPERVTNTVEADRTKRPLFILLDATWTEARKIFRKSPYFDRLPILSLLPEKLSRYRLRRSTRSEHLCTAEVAALCLDLAGDTAAASALDAYFDVFSQHYLDAKHQLDMNVATPAHTELMPFVQNAAPVIC; encoded by the coding sequence ATGAACCCAGTAACCCCGGTTTTTGCTGCAAACGCCGTCGCCCGCTTGCGCGACCAGCGAGAGGAGGAGGGCATCAAGCCGATTCAGGCCCGTGGCTGGAGGGCGCCGCGGTGCCGTGCTTGCCGCGTGATCGAGAGTCACTGTCTGTGCGCCTGGCGCCCGCAGGTCGAGGCCCGCTCGGGCGTGTGCCTGATCATGACCAATAAAGAAGTGTTCAAGCCGAGCAACACCGGTTGGTTGATCGCCGACGTGGTGCGCGACAACCATGCCTTTATCTGGTCCCGCACGGAAACGGATCCGCAGTTGCTGGCGCTGTTGGCCGACCCTCAATGGCAGCCGTATCTGGTCTTTCCGGGTGAATACGTCGAGCCTGAGCGAGTGACGAACACCGTCGAAGCCGATAGAACCAAGCGGCCGTTGTTCATTCTGCTCGACGCGACCTGGACCGAGGCCCGGAAGATTTTCCGCAAGAGCCCGTATTTTGATCGTTTGCCGATTTTGAGCCTGCTGCCCGAAAAGCTTTCACGCTATCGACTGCGCCGGTCGACCCGCAGCGAACATTTGTGCACCGCCGAAGTGGCGGCGTTGTGTCTGGATCTAGCAGGCGATACCGCAGCGGCCTCGGCGCTGGACGCTTATTTCGACGTATTCAGCCAGCATTACCTGGACGCGAAACATCAGTTGGACATGAACGTTGCAACGCCGGCCCACACCGAACTGATGCCTTTCGTGCAGAACGCGGCTCCGGTCATCTGCTGA
- the erdR gene encoding response regulator transcription factor ErdR, translated as MATYEILIADDHPLFRSALHQALTLGLGPDVRLVEVASIAELETRLDEKSDWDLVLLDLNMPGAYGFSGLVLLRGQYPQIPVVMVSAQEEASIMVKSREFGASGFIPKSSDLSVIQKAVRAVLDGDVFWPPQAFEAVSVSAEAKAASEGLASLTPQQFRVLTMVCEGLLNKQIAYELSVSEATIKAHVTAIFRKLNVRTRTQAALLLQQLESISSH; from the coding sequence ATGGCCACATACGAAATCCTGATTGCCGATGACCACCCTCTTTTTCGTAGCGCCCTGCATCAAGCGTTGACCCTGGGCCTGGGTCCGGATGTCCGTCTGGTGGAAGTGGCGAGCATTGCCGAGCTGGAAACCCGACTGGACGAAAAGTCTGACTGGGATCTGGTGCTGCTAGACCTCAACATGCCGGGGGCCTACGGTTTTTCCGGGCTGGTGCTGCTCCGCGGTCAGTACCCGCAAATTCCGGTGGTGATGGTATCGGCCCAGGAAGAAGCCTCGATCATGGTGAAGTCCCGTGAATTCGGCGCCAGCGGCTTCATTCCCAAGTCCAGTGACCTGAGTGTCATTCAGAAAGCCGTGCGTGCGGTGCTCGATGGCGACGTGTTCTGGCCGCCTCAGGCATTTGAAGCCGTGAGCGTTTCCGCTGAAGCCAAGGCCGCCAGCGAAGGCCTTGCCAGCCTGACGCCGCAGCAGTTCCGGGTGTTGACCATGGTCTGTGAGGGTTTGCTGAACAAGCAGATCGCTTACGAGCTGAGCGTTTCCGAAGCGACCATCAAGGCGCATGTCACGGCTATATTCCGTAAGCTGAATGTGCGGACTCGCACCCAGGCTGCGTTGCTTCTGCAACAACTTGAGTCAATTTCGAGCCACTAA
- a CDS encoding diacylglycerol kinase, with protein sequence MSPFKGQTGLKRILNASGYSLDGLRAAFTGEAAFRQLVLLNVILIPLSFFLNVSRVEQALLIAVCLLALIVELLNSAVEAAIDRISLELHPLSKNAKDMGSAAQFVALSMIALVWAVILL encoded by the coding sequence ATGTCTCCTTTCAAAGGCCAAACCGGCCTCAAACGCATCCTCAACGCATCCGGCTATTCGCTGGACGGCTTGCGCGCAGCCTTCACCGGGGAGGCGGCTTTTCGGCAACTGGTGTTGCTCAACGTCATCCTGATCCCGCTGTCGTTCTTTTTGAACGTCAGCCGTGTCGAACAGGCGTTGCTGATCGCGGTCTGCCTGTTGGCCTTGATCGTCGAGTTGCTGAATTCGGCCGTGGAAGCGGCCATCGACCGCATTTCCCTTGAGTTGCACCCGCTGTCCAAGAACGCCAAGGACATGGGCAGCGCCGCTCAGTTCGTGGCGTTGAGCATGATCGCGCTGGTGTGGGCGGTGATTCTGCTTTAA
- a CDS encoding LysR family transcriptional regulator: MRFTLRQLQVFVAVAQQESVSRAALTLNLSQSAASTSITELERQCSCQLFDRAGKRLSLNALGKQLLPQAVALLDQAKEIEDLLNGKSGFGSLAVGATLTIGNYLATLLIGSFMQRHPESQVKLHVQNTANIVQQVAHYEIDLGLIEGDCSHPDIEVQSWVEDELVVFCAPQHPLAKRGTATMDELSHEAWILREQGSGTRLTFDQAMRHHRSALNIRLELEHTEAIKRAVESGLGIGCISRLALRDAFRRGSLVPVETPDLDLARQFYFIWHKQKYQTSAMREFLDLCRAFTAGVQRSDEIVLPSIA; this comes from the coding sequence ATGCGATTTACTCTCCGTCAACTTCAAGTATTCGTCGCCGTTGCCCAGCAGGAAAGCGTATCCCGCGCTGCCTTGACGCTCAACCTTTCGCAATCGGCTGCGAGCACCTCGATCACCGAGCTAGAGCGTCAGTGCAGCTGCCAGCTGTTCGACCGCGCCGGCAAACGGCTGAGCCTCAACGCCCTTGGCAAACAGCTGTTGCCGCAAGCGGTGGCCCTGCTCGACCAAGCCAAGGAAATCGAAGACCTGCTCAACGGCAAGTCCGGTTTCGGCTCTCTGGCGGTCGGCGCGACCCTGACCATCGGCAATTACCTGGCCACTTTGCTGATCGGCAGCTTCATGCAGCGCCACCCGGAAAGCCAGGTGAAGCTGCACGTGCAGAACACTGCCAACATCGTGCAGCAAGTCGCGCACTATGAAATTGATCTGGGTCTAATCGAGGGCGATTGCAGCCATCCGGACATCGAAGTGCAGAGTTGGGTCGAGGATGAGCTGGTGGTGTTCTGCGCGCCGCAGCATCCGCTGGCCAAGCGAGGCACGGCGACCATGGATGAGCTGAGTCACGAGGCCTGGATCCTGCGGGAACAAGGCTCCGGCACGCGGCTGACCTTCGACCAGGCCATGCGTCACCATCGCAGCGCGCTGAATATCCGTCTGGAGCTGGAACACACCGAAGCGATCAAGCGCGCGGTGGAATCAGGTTTGGGGATTGGCTGTATTTCACGCTTGGCGCTGCGCGATGCGTTCCGCCGCGGCAGCCTGGTGCCGGTGGAGACGCCGGATCTGGACCTGGCGCGGCAGTTCTATTTCATCTGGCACAAACAGAAATATCAGACGTCGGCGATGCGCGAATTTCTCGACCTGTGCCGCGCCTTCACCGCCGGGGTTCAGCGCAGCGACGAGATCGTGTTGCCCAGCATCGCTTAA
- the fpr gene encoding ferredoxin-NADP reductase: MSNMNHERVLSVHHWNDTLFSFKCTRDPGLRFENGQFVMIGLQQPNGRPLMRAYSIASPNWEEHLEFFSIKVPDGPLTSQLQHLKEGDEIIISKKPTGTLVLDDLKPGKHLYLLSTGTGLAPFMSVIQDPETYERFEKVILCHGVRYVNEVAYREFITEHLPQNEFFGEALRDKLIYYPTVTREPFENEGRLTDLMRSGKLFSDIGLPPINPQDDRAMLCGSPSMLDETSEVLNSFGLKVSPRMREPGDYLIERAFVEK, from the coding sequence ATGAGCAACATGAACCACGAGCGTGTCCTCAGTGTTCATCACTGGAACGACACTCTGTTCAGCTTCAAGTGCACCCGCGATCCGGGCCTGCGCTTCGAGAACGGTCAGTTCGTGATGATCGGCCTGCAACAGCCCAACGGCCGGCCGCTCATGCGCGCGTACTCGATTGCCAGCCCGAACTGGGAAGAGCATCTCGAGTTCTTCAGCATCAAGGTGCCCGATGGCCCGTTGACTTCCCAGCTGCAGCACCTGAAGGAAGGCGACGAGATCATCATCAGCAAAAAGCCTACCGGCACGCTGGTGCTGGATGACTTGAAGCCTGGCAAACATTTGTACCTGCTCAGCACCGGTACCGGTCTGGCGCCGTTCATGAGCGTCATCCAGGATCCGGAAACCTACGAGCGTTTCGAAAAAGTGATCCTGTGCCACGGCGTACGTTACGTCAACGAAGTCGCTTACCGCGAATTCATCACCGAGCACCTGCCGCAGAACGAGTTCTTCGGCGAGGCGCTGCGTGACAAGTTGATCTACTACCCGACCGTGACCCGTGAGCCGTTCGAGAACGAAGGCCGCCTGACCGACCTGATGCGCAGCGGCAAGCTGTTCAGCGACATCGGCCTGCCACCGATCAACCCGCAGGACGACCGTGCCATGCTGTGCGGCAGCCCGAGCATGCTCGACGAAACCAGCGAAGTGTTGAACAGCTTCGGCCTGAAAGTTTCGCCGCGGATGCGCGAGCCGGGTGACTACCTGATCGAGCGAGCGTTCGTCGAGAAGTAA
- the tsaA gene encoding tRNA (N6-threonylcarbamoyladenosine(37)-N6)-methyltransferase TrmO: MTYSVSPIGFVRSCFKEKFAIPRQPQLAPAARGVLELVAPFDQGDAVQGLEQVSHVWLLFLFHQALEEKPRLKVRPPRLGGNKSMGVFATRATHRPNGIGQSVVKLDKVEAHRLWISGIDLLDGTPILDIKPYVPYADIIDTASNSIANAAPQLIPVHWTDAALQQAHDHAQRLEEPLVALIEQCLAQDPRPAYQIPTPEREYGAQFWDLDVRWHYPETGVIRVLEVIPAKA, translated from the coding sequence ATGACCTACAGCGTTTCCCCCATCGGCTTCGTGCGTTCCTGCTTCAAGGAGAAGTTCGCCATCCCGCGCCAGCCGCAACTGGCCCCGGCCGCTCGCGGTGTGCTGGAACTGGTGGCGCCGTTCGATCAGGGCGATGCGGTGCAAGGTCTGGAGCAGGTCAGCCATGTCTGGCTGCTGTTCCTGTTTCATCAGGCCCTGGAAGAAAAGCCACGCCTGAAGGTCCGCCCTCCTCGCCTGGGCGGCAACAAATCCATGGGCGTATTCGCCACCCGCGCCACGCATCGACCCAATGGCATCGGCCAATCTGTGGTGAAGCTAGACAAGGTTGAAGCCCATCGGCTGTGGATCTCGGGGATCGACCTGCTCGACGGGACGCCGATTCTCGATATCAAACCCTACGTGCCTTACGCGGACATCATCGACACGGCCTCCAACAGCATCGCCAATGCCGCGCCGCAGTTGATTCCCGTGCATTGGACGGATGCGGCGCTGCAACAGGCTCATGACCATGCTCAGCGCCTTGAAGAGCCGTTGGTGGCATTGATCGAGCAATGCCTGGCACAAGACCCACGCCCGGCGTACCAGATTCCCACGCCTGAACGGGAATATGGCGCGCAGTTCTGGGATCTGGATGTGCGCTGGCATTACCCCGAGACGGGTGTGATCCGAGTCCTGGAAGTCATTCCCGCAAAAGCCTGA
- a CDS encoding SDR family oxidoreductase produces the protein MHPYFSLQGRTALVTGGTRGIGKMIAKAYVEAGATVYVCARDAEACQQTADELSAFGTCHGVAANLANEEGVLQLATRLGEQIPHLDILVNNAGTTWGAPLESYPVKGWEKVMQLNVTSVFNCIQQFLPLLRKAGSEANPARIINIGSVAGISSFGEQAYAYGPSKAALHQLSRILARELVSQHINVNVIAPGRFPSKMTQHIGNDEQALAEDTALIPMKRWGREEEMAALAISLASTAGAYMTGNIIPLDGGFSL, from the coding sequence ATGCACCCGTACTTTTCCCTGCAAGGCCGCACCGCTCTGGTGACCGGCGGCACCCGTGGTATCGGCAAAATGATCGCCAAGGCCTATGTCGAGGCCGGCGCCACCGTGTACGTCTGCGCCCGGGATGCCGAGGCCTGTCAGCAAACGGCTGATGAATTGAGCGCCTTCGGGACTTGCCACGGTGTGGCGGCCAACCTGGCCAATGAAGAAGGCGTGTTGCAACTCGCCACGCGGCTGGGTGAACAGATTCCTCATCTGGACATTCTGGTGAACAACGCCGGCACCACGTGGGGCGCACCGCTGGAAAGCTACCCAGTCAAGGGCTGGGAAAAGGTCATGCAGCTCAACGTGACCTCGGTGTTCAACTGCATCCAGCAGTTTTTGCCTTTGCTGCGCAAGGCCGGTTCAGAAGCGAATCCGGCGCGGATCATCAACATCGGTTCGGTGGCGGGGATTTCTTCCTTTGGCGAACAGGCCTATGCCTACGGCCCGAGCAAGGCAGCCCTGCATCAACTGTCGCGGATTCTGGCGCGGGAGCTGGTGAGCCAGCACATCAACGTCAACGTGATTGCACCGGGGCGTTTCCCGAGCAAGATGACCCAGCATATTGGCAATGATGAGCAGGCGCTGGCGGAGGATACGGCGTTGATTCCGATGAAACGCTGGGGCCGCGAGGAAGAGATGGCGGCGTTGGCGATCAGTCTGGCGAGTACGGCTGGGGCATACATGACCGGGAATATCATTCCGCTGGATGGCGGGTTCAGTCTCTGA
- a CDS encoding DUF1456 family protein has protein sequence MIHNDVLRSVRYMLDISDKKVIEIIKIGGMDVSLEDLLTYLDKKEEDEEGFVRCPDEVMAHFLDGLVIFKRGKDESRPPQPIEVPVTNNIILKKLRVAFELKEDDMHAILKASEFPVSKPELSALFRKFGHTNYRPCGDQLLRNFLKGLTLRVRPQ, from the coding sequence ATGATTCATAACGACGTACTGCGCAGCGTGCGCTACATGCTCGACATCAGTGACAAGAAAGTCATCGAGATCATCAAAATCGGTGGCATGGACGTGTCTCTGGAAGACCTGCTGACCTACCTCGACAAGAAAGAGGAAGACGAGGAAGGCTTCGTGCGCTGCCCGGACGAAGTCATGGCGCACTTCCTCGACGGCCTGGTGATCTTCAAGCGCGGCAAGGACGAAAGCCGTCCGCCGCAGCCGATCGAGGTGCCGGTGACCAACAACATCATCCTGAAGAAGCTGCGCGTGGCCTTCGAACTGAAAGAAGACGACATGCACGCGATCCTCAAGGCGTCCGAATTCCCGGTGTCCAAGCCTGAGCTGAGTGCGCTGTTCCGCAAGTTTGGCCACACCAACTACCGTCCGTGCGGCGACCAGTTGCTGCGCAACTTCCTCAAGGGCCTGACCCTGCGCGTTCGTCCGCAGTAA
- a CDS encoding rRNA pseudouridine synthase, which produces MTDPIRLSKRLIELVGCSRREAELFIEGGWVTVDGEVIDEPQFKVGTQKVELDPEAKATAPEPVTILLNVPVGMDADTAMATLNAETLSEEHRFSKRPLKGHFLRLTASTDLQANASGLLVFTQDWKILRKLTADSAKIEQEYVVEVEGDMVAHGLNRLNHGLTYKGKELPPVKASWQNENRLRFAMKNPQPGVIALFCQAVGLKVVAIRRIRIGGVSIGKVPLGQWRYLSGKEKF; this is translated from the coding sequence ATGACTGACCCGATTCGTCTCTCCAAACGCCTCATCGAACTCGTCGGCTGTTCCCGTCGGGAGGCTGAGCTGTTCATCGAGGGCGGCTGGGTCACCGTGGACGGCGAAGTCATCGACGAGCCGCAATTCAAGGTCGGCACCCAGAAAGTCGAGCTCGACCCAGAGGCCAAGGCCACTGCGCCCGAGCCGGTGACCATCCTGCTGAACGTGCCCGTGGGCATGGACGCGGACACCGCAATGGCAACCCTCAACGCCGAGACCCTGAGCGAAGAACACCGCTTCAGCAAACGTCCGCTCAAGGGCCACTTCCTGCGCCTGACCGCCAGCACCGACTTGCAGGCCAATGCCAGTGGTCTGCTGGTGTTCACCCAGGATTGGAAGATCCTGCGCAAGCTCACCGCCGATTCCGCCAAGATCGAACAAGAATATGTCGTCGAGGTAGAAGGCGACATGGTGGCTCACGGCCTCAACCGCCTGAACCACGGCCTCACCTACAAAGGAAAGGAACTGCCGCCGGTCAAGGCCAGCTGGCAGAACGAAAACCGCCTGCGTTTTGCAATGAAGAACCCGCAACCGGGCGTGATCGCCCTGTTTTGCCAGGCCGTTGGCCTGAAGGTCGTCGCCATCCGCCGCATCCGCATCGGCGGCGTGTCCATCGGCAAAGTGCCGTTGGGGCAATGGCGTTACCTGTCCGGCAAAGAGAAGTTCTAA
- a CDS encoding acetyltransferase has translation MRQHSVIHTPKQSDYQELTQVWEASVRATHDFLPDSYIELLKNLVLTRYLDAVMLICTKDSRQRITGFAGVAAGKIEMLFIDPAHRGQGLGKQLLRYAMEHMNANELDVNEQNPQALGFYFKQGFEVIGRSEVDGMGQPYPLLHMRLRQAQQKTRNG, from the coding sequence ATGCGCCAACATTCGGTCATCCACACGCCGAAACAGAGCGACTATCAGGAACTCACGCAAGTCTGGGAAGCCTCGGTGCGCGCCACCCACGACTTTCTGCCGGACAGCTACATTGAATTGCTGAAGAACCTGGTGCTGACCCGCTACCTCGACGCGGTAATGCTGATCTGCACCAAGGACTCGCGCCAGCGCATCACCGGATTTGCCGGGGTGGCGGCGGGCAAGATCGAGATGCTCTTCATCGACCCGGCCCACCGTGGTCAGGGGTTGGGCAAGCAGTTGCTGCGTTACGCCATGGAACACATGAACGCCAACGAGCTGGACGTCAACGAGCAGAATCCGCAGGCCTTGGGGTTTTACTTCAAGCAAGGGTTCGAGGTGATCGGCCGTTCGGAGGTCGATGGCATGGGGCAGCCGTATCCATTGCTGCACATGCGTTTGCGCCAGGCGCAACAAAAGACACGCAATGGCTGA
- the rimO gene encoding 30S ribosomal protein S12 methylthiotransferase RimO has product MSTTSVPANPKVGFVSLGCPKALVDSERILTQLRMEGYDVVSTYEDADVVVVNTCGFIDSAKAESLEVIGEAIKENGKVIVTGCMGVEEGNIRKVHPSVLAVTGPQQYEQVVNAVHDAVPPRQDHNPLIDLVPPQGIKLTPRHYAYLKISEGCNHSCSFCIIPSMRGKLVSRPVGDVLDEAQRLVKAGVKELLVISQDTSAYGVDVKYRTGFWNGAPVKTRMTELCEALSTLGVWVRLHYVYPYPHVDELIPLMAAGKILPYLDIPFQHASPKVLKAMKRPAFEDKTLARIKNWREICPDLIIRSTFIVGFPGETEEDFQYLLNWLTEAQLDRVGCFQYSPVEGAPANLLDAAIVPDDVKQDRWDRFMAHQQAISSARLQMRVGREIEVLVDEVDEQGAVGRCFFDAPEIDGNVFIDNGSNLKPGDKVWCKVTDADEYDLWAEQI; this is encoded by the coding sequence ATGTCCACCACTTCTGTGCCGGCCAATCCAAAGGTTGGCTTCGTATCCCTGGGCTGCCCCAAAGCACTGGTCGACTCCGAGCGCATCCTTACCCAGCTGCGCATGGAAGGCTATGACGTTGTGTCCACTTACGAGGACGCCGATGTCGTGGTGGTCAACACCTGCGGTTTCATCGACTCGGCCAAGGCTGAATCGTTGGAAGTGATCGGCGAAGCCATCAAGGAAAACGGCAAGGTCATCGTGACCGGCTGCATGGGCGTCGAAGAAGGCAATATCCGCAAGGTGCACCCGAGCGTGCTGGCCGTGACCGGGCCGCAGCAGTACGAGCAAGTGGTCAACGCCGTGCACGACGCCGTGCCGCCGCGTCAGGATCACAACCCGCTGATCGACCTGGTGCCGCCGCAAGGCATCAAGCTGACCCCGCGCCACTACGCGTACCTGAAGATTTCCGAAGGCTGCAACCACAGCTGCAGTTTCTGCATCATCCCGTCGATGCGCGGCAAACTGGTCAGCCGCCCGGTCGGTGACGTGCTCGACGAAGCCCAGCGCCTGGTCAAGGCCGGCGTCAAAGAGCTGTTGGTGATCTCGCAAGACACCAGCGCCTACGGCGTCGACGTGAAATACCGCACCGGTTTCTGGAACGGCGCGCCGGTGAAAACCCGCATGACCGAACTCTGCGAAGCCCTGAGCACCCTCGGTGTCTGGGTCCGCTTGCACTACGTTTATCCGTACCCGCACGTCGACGAGCTGATCCCACTGATGGCCGCCGGGAAAATCCTGCCGTACCTGGACATCCCGTTCCAGCACGCCAGCCCGAAAGTCCTGAAAGCCATGAAACGCCCGGCCTTCGAAGACAAGACCCTGGCGCGCATCAAGAACTGGCGCGAGATCTGCCCGGACCTGATCATCCGTTCGACCTTCATCGTCGGCTTCCCCGGCGAAACCGAAGAAGACTTCCAGTACCTGCTGAACTGGCTGACCGAAGCGCAGCTCGACCGCGTCGGCTGCTTCCAGTACTCGCCGGTCGAAGGCGCACCGGCCAACCTGCTGGACGCGGCCATCGTGCCGGACGACGTCAAGCAAGACCGTTGGGACCGCTTCATGGCGCACCAGCAGGCCATCAGCTCGGCGCGTCTGCAAATGCGCGTCGGCCGTGAAATCGAAGTGCTGGTCGATGAAGTCGACGAGCAAGGCGCCGTTGGCCGCTGCTTCTTCGATGCCCCGGAAATCGACGGTAACGTGTTCATCGACAACGGCAGCAACTTGAAGCCGGGCGACAAGGTCTGGTGCAAAGTGACCGACGCCGACGAATACGACCTGTGGGCTGAACAGATCTAA